In Actinoplanes derwentensis, the following proteins share a genomic window:
- a CDS encoding glycoside hydrolase family 48 protein, with translation MSPFRQRLRRRLAVSGVAVLGAGAVLAAGAPAYAAAGCTVVYKVQSQWTGGFTGDIQIKNTGDPLSTWKLQFDFPDANQKAGQGWSGVYSQSGTRVTVDNAAWNGALATGATVGTGFNGTFTTANPVPTVFTLNGTTCNQTANAPTVAISSPAANTRYTAPASIPIAATATAATGQTISRVEFYHDGLLLGSDTTAPYAYTWDGVPAQSAAYHLQAVAFDNAGTRSSTADVPVFVDASTTPAIVADATSLAISPGASGAFRVSLSKAPTANVTVAVARSAGSTAVTVTPASLTFTPSNWGTGQAVTVAASTAAAIGATATISATSSGYTAAQLGVTVADQGSVDARFTQLYNDLKSPANGYFSPEGVPYHSIETLIDEAPDHGHETTSEAFSYWLWLEASQARISGSWTAFNSAWATMEKYIIPSHADQPTNANYNPAKPATYAAEHPLPSQYPSQLDTSVSVGTDPLAAELKTAYGTDDIYGMHWLLDVDNTYGFGHCGDGTTRVAYINTFQRGPQESTWETVPQPACDTFAHGGPNGYLDLFTKDASYAKQWKYTNAPDADARVVQVAYWALQWATEQGKASQVASAVTNAAKMGDYLRYSFYDKYFKQPGCGSTSCPAGTGKNASSNLMSWYYAWGGAYDTSAGWAWRIGSSTSHFGYQNPMAAYILSNVTAFNPKSPTAKADWQTSLDRQLEFYQWLQSSEGAIAGGATNSWNGDYSARPTNVPQFYGLSYVEAPVYEDPPSNRWFGMQTWSLERLAELYYVTGNAKAKAVLDKWVPWALANTTIGTTTFAIPSDLAWSGAPATWNPSSPAANTNLHVTVSNHSQDLGVAGSFAKLLTFYAAKSGNAQAKTAAKGLLDAIWAFKDGKGVSSTETRADYNRFDDVYNASTGQGLYIPPGWTGEMPNGDVIKPGVSFLDIRSFYRSDPDFPKVQAYLNGGAAPTFNYHRFWAQVDVATGYAEYARLFPQG, from the coding sequence GTGAGTCCCTTCAGACAACGCCTGCGACGCAGGCTGGCCGTCTCCGGCGTCGCCGTTCTCGGCGCCGGCGCGGTCCTCGCGGCCGGCGCCCCGGCCTATGCCGCGGCCGGCTGCACCGTCGTCTACAAGGTGCAGAGCCAGTGGACCGGCGGGTTCACCGGCGACATCCAGATCAAGAACACCGGAGACCCGCTGAGTACGTGGAAGTTGCAGTTCGACTTCCCGGACGCCAATCAGAAGGCGGGACAGGGCTGGAGCGGCGTCTACAGCCAGTCCGGCACCCGGGTCACCGTCGACAACGCGGCCTGGAACGGCGCGCTGGCCACCGGCGCGACCGTGGGCACCGGTTTCAACGGCACGTTCACCACGGCCAACCCGGTGCCGACCGTGTTCACCCTGAACGGCACCACCTGCAACCAGACGGCGAACGCGCCCACCGTGGCGATCAGCAGCCCGGCGGCGAACACCAGGTACACCGCTCCGGCGTCCATCCCGATCGCGGCCACCGCCACCGCGGCCACCGGGCAGACGATCAGCCGGGTCGAGTTCTACCACGACGGCCTGCTGCTCGGCAGTGACACCACCGCGCCGTACGCGTACACCTGGGACGGGGTTCCGGCGCAGTCCGCCGCCTACCACCTGCAGGCTGTCGCGTTCGACAACGCCGGCACCCGCAGCAGCACCGCCGACGTGCCGGTCTTCGTGGACGCGTCGACCACCCCGGCGATCGTCGCCGACGCCACCTCGCTGGCGATCTCACCGGGTGCCAGTGGCGCGTTCCGGGTGTCGCTGAGCAAGGCGCCGACCGCGAACGTCACGGTGGCCGTCGCCCGCAGCGCCGGGTCGACCGCGGTCACCGTGACCCCGGCGAGTCTCACCTTCACCCCGTCGAACTGGGGCACCGGCCAGGCGGTCACGGTCGCCGCCTCCACCGCCGCGGCGATCGGGGCCACCGCGACGATCTCGGCCACCAGCAGCGGCTACACCGCCGCCCAGCTCGGGGTCACGGTCGCCGACCAGGGTTCGGTCGACGCCCGGTTCACGCAGCTCTACAACGACCTGAAGAGCCCGGCCAACGGGTACTTCAGCCCGGAGGGCGTGCCGTACCACTCGATCGAGACGCTGATCGACGAGGCGCCCGACCACGGCCACGAGACCACCAGCGAGGCCTTCAGCTACTGGCTGTGGCTGGAAGCCTCGCAGGCCCGGATCAGCGGCAGCTGGACGGCGTTCAACAGCGCCTGGGCGACGATGGAGAAGTACATCATCCCGTCGCACGCCGACCAGCCGACCAACGCCAACTACAACCCCGCCAAACCGGCGACGTACGCGGCCGAACACCCGCTGCCGTCGCAGTACCCGTCGCAGCTCGACACGAGTGTCAGCGTCGGCACCGACCCGCTCGCCGCGGAGCTGAAGACGGCGTACGGCACCGATGACATCTACGGCATGCACTGGCTGCTGGACGTGGACAACACGTACGGCTTCGGCCACTGCGGTGACGGCACCACCCGCGTCGCCTACATCAACACCTTCCAGCGCGGCCCGCAGGAATCGACCTGGGAGACCGTCCCGCAGCCCGCGTGCGACACGTTCGCGCACGGCGGCCCGAACGGTTACCTCGACCTGTTCACCAAGGACGCGTCGTACGCCAAGCAGTGGAAGTACACCAACGCCCCGGACGCGGACGCCCGGGTCGTGCAGGTCGCCTACTGGGCGCTGCAGTGGGCCACCGAGCAGGGCAAGGCGTCCCAGGTCGCGTCGGCCGTCACCAACGCCGCCAAGATGGGCGACTACCTGCGTTACTCGTTCTACGACAAGTACTTCAAGCAGCCCGGTTGCGGTTCCACCTCGTGTCCCGCGGGCACCGGCAAGAACGCCTCCAGCAACCTGATGTCCTGGTACTACGCCTGGGGCGGCGCCTACGACACCAGTGCCGGCTGGGCGTGGCGGATCGGCTCCAGCACCAGCCACTTCGGCTACCAGAACCCGATGGCCGCCTACATCCTGTCCAACGTCACCGCCTTCAACCCGAAGTCACCGACCGCGAAGGCCGACTGGCAGACCAGCCTCGACCGGCAGCTGGAGTTCTACCAGTGGCTGCAGTCGTCCGAGGGGGCCATCGCCGGTGGCGCGACCAACAGCTGGAACGGCGACTACTCGGCCCGGCCCACGAACGTTCCGCAGTTCTACGGGCTGTCGTACGTCGAGGCCCCGGTCTACGAGGACCCGCCGTCCAACCGCTGGTTCGGCATGCAGACCTGGTCCCTCGAACGGCTCGCCGAGCTGTACTACGTGACCGGCAACGCCAAGGCCAAGGCGGTGCTCGACAAGTGGGTGCCGTGGGCGCTGGCCAACACCACGATCGGCACGACCACCTTCGCCATCCCGTCCGACCTGGCCTGGTCGGGTGCGCCGGCCACCTGGAATCCGTCCAGTCCGGCGGCCAACACCAACCTGCACGTCACGGTCAGCAACCACAGCCAGGACCTGGGCGTGGCCGGCTCGTTCGCCAAGCTGCTCACGTTCTACGCGGCCAAGTCCGGTAACGCGCAGGCCAAGACGGCGGCCAAGGGGCTGCTCGACGCGATCTGGGCGTTCAAGGACGGCAAGGGCGTGTCGAGCACCGAGACCCGCGCCGACTACAACCGGTTCGACGACGTCTACAACGCCTCGACCGGCCAGGGTCTCTACATCCCGCCGGGCTGGACCGGGGAGATGCCCAACGGTGACGTGATCAAGCCGGGTGTCTCGTTCCTGGACATCCGCAGTTTCTACCGCAGTGACCCGGACTTCCCGAAGGTCCAGGCGTACCTGAACGGCGGCGCCGCGCCGACGTTCAACTACCACCGGTTCTGGGCGCAGGTCGACGTGGCAACCGGCTACGCCGAATACGCCCGGCTGTTCCCCCAGGGGTGA
- a CDS encoding cellulose binding domain-containing protein, whose protein sequence is MRRSTGGVIVAALMTAATAVAVAAGPHVATAAPAEPYTWKNVRIDGGGFVPGIVFNPGEKDLIYSRTDIGGAYRWSQSAQSWTPLLDWVGQDDWGHNGVLSIAPDPVDTSRVYAAVGMYTNSWDPNNGAILRSTDKGNTWSRTALPFKVGGNMPGRGMGERLAVDPRDSRKVYFAAEGGNGLWRSTDYGVTWGKVTNFPNAGNYVADPSDPNGYLNQNQGLTWVTFDPASPAVYVGVADKENPVYRSLDSGATWERVAGQPTGYLAHKGVIQGKYLFIATSDTGGPYDGAAGQVARLDTTTGVWTDISPTPVADRYYGYSGLTVDAQKPGTLMVATQISWWPDAIFFRSTDYGATWTRAWDWTSYPSRTKRYTMDISANPWLDFNSTAQAPEESPKLGWMNESLAIDPFDSNRLLYGTGATVYGTTQLTNWDSNTTFTIKPYAKGIEETAVLDLASPPSGAPLVSALGDVGGFHHADLDTVPPNFHDTPSLGSNTGLDFAELSPAFFVRVGNGDAAPHIGISNDGGKNWYQGQEPAGVTGGGTVAVGADANNVVWAPAGVGVHYSTTRGSTWTASTGIPAGAKVESDRVNPGTFYAYAAGKFYTSTDGGATFTARSVVLPTEGRVNVKAVPGAAGQVWVAAKNGLFRSTDSGQTFTTVGGGVSEGINVAFGKAAPGATVPAVFLVGTVDGVDGVFRSDNSGAYWVRINDDKHQYGNAGDALAGDPRVYGRVYLGTNGRGILYADRTGGPASPTPSTPASPSTSVSPSTSVSPSTSVSPSTSVSPSTSVSPSTSVSPSTSVSPSAGCSATYKLTGSWSGGFQGEVTVRNNGTATTNAWKVGWTYTAGQTVTQSWGGTATQSATAVSVVNAGYNGTLASGASTTFGFLGSTTGTTNPIPSPVTCSTTP, encoded by the coding sequence ATGCGAAGGTCCACCGGCGGCGTGATCGTCGCCGCCCTCATGACCGCTGCCACCGCGGTCGCCGTCGCCGCCGGCCCCCACGTCGCTACCGCCGCCCCCGCCGAGCCCTACACCTGGAAGAACGTCCGGATCGACGGCGGTGGTTTCGTGCCCGGCATCGTCTTCAACCCGGGCGAGAAGGACCTCATCTACAGCCGGACCGACATCGGCGGCGCCTACCGCTGGAGCCAGTCCGCGCAGAGCTGGACCCCGCTGCTGGACTGGGTCGGCCAGGACGACTGGGGTCACAACGGTGTGCTGAGCATCGCTCCCGACCCGGTCGACACCAGCCGGGTCTACGCCGCCGTCGGGATGTACACCAACTCCTGGGACCCCAACAACGGCGCGATCCTGCGGTCGACCGACAAGGGAAACACCTGGTCACGGACGGCTCTGCCGTTCAAGGTCGGCGGCAACATGCCCGGTCGCGGCATGGGGGAGCGCCTCGCCGTCGACCCCAGGGACAGCCGGAAGGTCTATTTCGCCGCCGAGGGCGGAAACGGGCTCTGGCGCAGCACCGACTACGGCGTCACGTGGGGGAAAGTGACCAACTTCCCTAACGCCGGTAACTATGTCGCCGACCCGTCCGACCCGAACGGCTATCTGAACCAGAACCAAGGGCTGACATGGGTGACATTCGATCCGGCGTCACCCGCTGTATACGTCGGCGTCGCTGACAAGGAGAACCCGGTCTACCGCTCGCTCGACTCCGGCGCCACGTGGGAGCGCGTCGCCGGGCAACCGACCGGATATCTCGCACACAAGGGCGTGATCCAGGGCAAATACCTGTTCATCGCCACCAGCGACACCGGCGGACCGTACGACGGCGCCGCCGGTCAGGTGGCCCGCCTGGACACCACCACCGGCGTCTGGACCGACATCTCACCGACCCCGGTCGCCGACCGCTACTACGGCTACTCCGGCCTGACCGTGGACGCCCAGAAGCCCGGCACCCTGATGGTCGCCACCCAGATCTCCTGGTGGCCCGACGCGATCTTCTTCCGCTCCACCGACTACGGCGCCACCTGGACCCGGGCCTGGGACTGGACGAGCTACCCGAGCCGGACCAAGCGCTACACCATGGACATCTCGGCCAACCCGTGGCTGGACTTCAACAGCACCGCCCAGGCGCCCGAGGAGAGCCCGAAACTCGGCTGGATGAACGAGTCCCTGGCGATCGACCCGTTCGACTCCAACCGGCTGCTCTACGGCACCGGCGCGACCGTCTACGGGACCACCCAGCTGACCAACTGGGACAGCAACACCACGTTCACCATCAAGCCGTACGCCAAGGGCATCGAGGAGACCGCGGTCCTCGACCTGGCCAGCCCGCCGTCGGGAGCCCCGCTGGTCAGCGCACTCGGTGACGTCGGCGGCTTCCACCACGCCGACCTGGACACGGTGCCGCCGAACTTCCACGACACCCCCTCGCTGGGCAGCAACACCGGCCTCGATTTCGCCGAACTGAGCCCGGCGTTCTTCGTCCGGGTGGGCAACGGTGACGCGGCCCCGCACATCGGGATCTCCAACGACGGCGGCAAGAACTGGTACCAGGGTCAGGAACCGGCCGGCGTGACCGGCGGCGGCACCGTCGCGGTCGGCGCGGACGCGAACAACGTGGTCTGGGCCCCGGCCGGTGTCGGCGTGCACTACTCGACCACCCGCGGCAGCACCTGGACCGCCTCCACCGGTATTCCGGCCGGGGCCAAGGTCGAGAGCGACCGGGTCAACCCCGGGACCTTCTATGCGTACGCCGCCGGAAAGTTCTACACCAGCACCGACGGCGGGGCCACGTTCACCGCCCGGTCGGTCGTCCTGCCCACCGAGGGCCGGGTCAACGTGAAGGCCGTCCCCGGTGCCGCCGGTCAGGTATGGGTGGCGGCGAAGAACGGGCTGTTCCGGTCCACCGACTCCGGTCAGACGTTCACCACCGTCGGCGGCGGCGTCTCCGAGGGGATCAACGTGGCGTTCGGCAAGGCTGCTCCCGGCGCGACCGTCCCCGCGGTGTTCCTGGTCGGCACGGTCGACGGCGTGGACGGGGTGTTCCGCTCCGACAACAGCGGCGCCTACTGGGTCCGGATCAACGACGACAAGCACCAGTACGGCAACGCCGGTGACGCCCTGGCCGGTGACCCGCGGGTCTACGGCCGGGTCTACCTGGGCACCAACGGCCGCGGCATCCTCTACGCCGACCGCACCGGAGGCCCGGCTTCGCCGACCCCGTCCACGCCCGCGAGCCCCAGTACCAGCGTCAGCCCTAGTACCAGCGTCAGCCCTAGTACCAGCGTCAGCCCTAGTACCAGCGTCAGCCCCAGTACCAGCGTCAGCCCCAGTACCAGCGTCAGCCCTAGTACCAGCGTCAGCCCGTCCGCCGGCTGTTCGGCGACGTACAAGCTGACCGGCAGTTGGTCGGGCGGTTTCCAGGGCGAGGTCACCGTCAGGAACAACGGAACCGCCACGACCAACGCCTGGAAGGTCGGCTGGACCTACACCGCCGGCCAGACCGTCACCCAGAGCTGGGGCGGCACCGCGACCCAGTCCGCAACCGCCGTCAGCGTCGTCAACGCCGGATACAACGGCACCCTCGCGTCCGGGGCCTCCACCACCTTCGGATTCCTCGGCAGCACCACCGGCACCACCAACCCCATCCCGTCCCCCGTCACCTGTTCCACCACCCCGTAG
- a CDS encoding UDP-glucose dehydrogenase family protein: protein MKVCVVGTGYVGLTTGVSLAFLGHEVTCVDLDQAKVDMLRGGKCPIYEPGMEELLAEAEPNLTFTTSYEEAIPGADVVFVAVQTPSAADGSPDLRYLRSAAESVAQSLNHDFTVVVNKSTVPIGSGNWVDAILRDSFATREDRPEGVEFAVASNPEFLREGNAISDTLYPDRIVIGSDNPRSLEVLNHLYRPIINQTFTPPTFLPRPEDATAVPLVSTDLASAELIKYAANAFLALKISYANEIGQLAAKVGADITEVARGMGLDQRIGSRFLQPGVGWGGSCFGKDTKALIATAAEYNLEMPIVRAAREVNTRQRAIAVERLQDELRILKGRKIGLLGLAFKPNTDDLRDSPALDIANSLIARGARVKLHDPVASERFRVEQPELAPYLSTTIDDVFTDCDAVVLVTMWSQYLELDWSKFVGLMRTPILLDGRHVLDADRMRRLGYRYVAVSG, encoded by the coding sequence ATGAAGGTTTGCGTTGTCGGTACCGGCTATGTCGGCCTCACCACGGGCGTCAGCCTGGCCTTCCTCGGCCACGAGGTGACATGTGTCGACCTCGACCAGGCCAAGGTGGACATGCTGCGCGGCGGCAAGTGCCCCATCTACGAGCCCGGGATGGAGGAGCTGCTCGCCGAGGCCGAACCGAACCTGACGTTCACCACGTCGTACGAGGAGGCCATCCCCGGCGCCGACGTGGTCTTCGTGGCGGTGCAGACCCCGTCGGCCGCGGATGGCAGCCCGGACCTGCGCTACCTGCGCAGCGCGGCGGAGAGCGTGGCGCAGTCCCTGAACCACGACTTCACCGTCGTGGTCAACAAGTCCACAGTGCCGATCGGCAGCGGCAACTGGGTCGACGCGATCCTGCGTGACTCGTTCGCCACCCGCGAGGACCGGCCCGAGGGCGTCGAGTTCGCCGTCGCCTCGAACCCGGAGTTCCTGCGCGAGGGCAACGCCATCTCGGACACGCTCTACCCGGACCGGATCGTCATCGGCTCGGACAACCCGCGCAGCCTCGAGGTGCTCAACCACCTCTACCGGCCGATCATCAACCAGACGTTCACGCCGCCGACGTTCCTGCCCCGGCCCGAGGACGCCACCGCGGTCCCGCTGGTCTCCACCGACCTGGCCTCGGCCGAGCTGATCAAGTACGCGGCCAACGCGTTCCTGGCCCTGAAGATCAGCTACGCGAACGAGATCGGCCAGCTGGCCGCGAAGGTCGGCGCCGACATCACCGAGGTCGCCCGCGGCATGGGCCTGGACCAGCGGATCGGCTCCCGGTTCCTGCAGCCCGGCGTCGGCTGGGGCGGCTCCTGCTTCGGCAAGGACACCAAGGCCCTGATCGCCACCGCCGCCGAGTACAACCTCGAGATGCCGATCGTGCGCGCCGCCCGCGAGGTCAACACCCGCCAGCGGGCCATCGCCGTGGAGCGCCTGCAGGACGAGCTGCGGATCCTCAAGGGCCGCAAGATCGGCCTGCTGGGTCTGGCGTTCAAGCCGAACACCGACGACCTGCGCGACTCGCCGGCGCTGGACATCGCGAACTCGCTGATCGCCCGGGGCGCCCGGGTCAAGCTGCACGACCCGGTCGCCTCCGAGCGGTTCCGGGTGGAGCAGCCGGAGCTGGCGCCCTACCTGAGCACGACGATCGACGACGTGTTCACCGACTGTGACGCCGTGGTGCTCGTGACCATGTGGTCGCAGTACCTGGAGCTGGACTGGTCGAAGTTCGTCGGCCTGATGCGCACCCCGATCCTGCTCGACGGCCGGCACGTGCTGGACGCCGACCGGATGCGCCGGCTCGGGTATCGCTACGTCGCCGTCTCCGGCTAG
- a CDS encoding ABC transporter substrate-binding protein produces the protein MFVQRGSSRSRVAVAGALSVGLVFGLSACGDSSETDSGTTGSSAAAIDCTPYTAFGDIKGKTVTIYTGIVTPEDAPHKESYKPFEQCTGATIKYEGDKAFETQVLIRAEAGNPPDLAFVPQPGLLQRLVATGKAKEAPAETAANVDKHFGKDWKAYGTVDGKFYAAPLGANVKSLVWYSPKEFKDSGYAVPTTLAELKTLSDKMVADGKKPWCAGIASGEATGWPLTDWMEDFFLRLSGPEAYDKWVKHEIPFNGPEATAALDAVGAYLKNDAYVNGGLGDVKSIAGTTFQDAGLPILDDQCSLHRQASFYAANFPKGKTVAEDGDVFAFYLPGETADSKPVLGGGEFVVAFADRPEVKAFQTYLSSDTWANAKAKLSSGWVSANKGLDPNNLTNPVDKLSAEILLDPNATFRFDGSDMMPAAVGSNAFWKQTTNWITGQDTKKTLDNIESAWPK, from the coding sequence ATGTTCGTTCAACGTGGGAGTTCGCGATCACGGGTCGCGGTCGCCGGTGCCCTCAGCGTGGGCCTGGTCTTCGGTCTCAGCGCTTGCGGCGACAGCAGCGAAACGGACAGCGGGACCACCGGGAGCTCGGCGGCAGCCATCGACTGCACGCCCTACACCGCCTTCGGTGACATCAAGGGCAAGACGGTCACGATCTACACCGGCATCGTGACCCCGGAGGACGCCCCGCACAAGGAGTCCTACAAACCCTTCGAGCAGTGCACCGGTGCCACCATCAAGTACGAGGGCGACAAGGCCTTCGAGACCCAGGTGCTGATCCGGGCCGAGGCCGGCAACCCGCCGGACCTCGCGTTCGTGCCGCAGCCGGGTCTGCTGCAGCGCCTGGTCGCGACCGGCAAGGCCAAGGAAGCCCCGGCCGAGACCGCCGCCAACGTCGACAAGCACTTCGGCAAGGACTGGAAGGCGTACGGCACGGTCGACGGCAAGTTCTATGCCGCACCGCTGGGCGCCAACGTGAAGTCCCTGGTGTGGTACTCGCCCAAGGAGTTCAAGGACAGCGGCTACGCCGTCCCCACCACCCTGGCCGAGCTGAAGACCCTCAGCGACAAGATGGTCGCCGACGGCAAGAAGCCGTGGTGCGCGGGTATCGCGTCCGGTGAGGCGACCGGCTGGCCGCTCACCGACTGGATGGAGGACTTCTTCCTCCGTCTCAGCGGCCCCGAGGCGTACGACAAGTGGGTCAAGCACGAGATCCCCTTCAACGGCCCCGAGGCCACCGCGGCCCTCGACGCCGTCGGCGCCTACCTGAAGAACGACGCCTACGTCAACGGCGGCCTCGGCGACGTCAAGAGCATCGCCGGCACCACCTTCCAGGACGCGGGTCTGCCGATCCTGGACGACCAGTGCTCGCTGCACCGCCAGGCCTCGTTCTACGCCGCCAACTTCCCGAAGGGCAAGACGGTGGCCGAGGACGGCGACGTCTTCGCCTTCTACCTGCCGGGCGAGACCGCCGACAGCAAGCCGGTCCTGGGTGGTGGCGAGTTCGTCGTCGCGTTCGCCGACCGTCCCGAGGTCAAGGCGTTCCAGACCTACCTGTCCAGCGACACCTGGGCCAACGCGAAGGCCAAGCTCTCCTCGGGCTGGGTCTCCGCCAACAAGGGTCTGGACCCCAACAACCTGACGAACCCGGTCGACAAGCTCTCGGCTGAGATCCTGCTGGACCCGAACGCCACGTTCCGCTTCGACGGCTCGGACATGATGCCCGCCGCCGTCGGTTCCAACGCGTTCTGGAAGCAGACCACCAACTGGATCACCGGCCAGGACACCAAGAAGACGCTCGACAACATCGAATCGGCCTGGCCGAAGTAA
- a CDS encoding carbohydrate ABC transporter permease — translation MFTTASTTGHKIGQMFAAILLFAAVVGLILFIAGRFTGKRDRAIAALYLAPTVLLLSVGLLYPGLRTIYQSFLDASLTNFVGLDNYQKIFTDPEQLTVLRNTAFWVLLTPFVATGIGLLYAILVDKARVESFAKALVFLPMSISFVAASVIWKFMYEYRPDQRNVNQIGLVNQIIVAMGGKPVQLWIEAPLNTFLLIVILVWIQAGFAMTVLSAAIKAIPDDIIEAARLDGVGPWGMFRFVTLPAIRPAVVVVLTTIAIGTLKVFDIVQTMTGGRFDTSVIANEFYSQTFRSDNRGFGAALAVVLFILVIPIVVYNIRQLRRSEA, via the coding sequence GTGTTCACCACCGCCTCCACCACCGGTCATAAGATCGGTCAGATGTTCGCGGCGATCCTGCTGTTCGCCGCCGTCGTCGGCCTGATCCTGTTCATCGCCGGGCGTTTCACCGGCAAGCGCGACCGTGCCATCGCCGCGCTCTATCTCGCACCGACCGTGCTGCTGCTCAGCGTCGGGCTGCTCTACCCCGGACTCCGCACCATCTACCAGTCGTTCCTCGACGCGTCGCTGACGAACTTCGTCGGGCTCGACAACTACCAGAAGATCTTCACCGATCCGGAACAGCTCACGGTCCTGCGGAACACCGCGTTCTGGGTGCTGCTCACGCCGTTCGTCGCAACCGGGATCGGCCTGCTCTACGCCATCCTGGTGGACAAGGCCCGGGTCGAGTCCTTCGCCAAGGCGCTGGTCTTCCTGCCGATGTCGATCTCGTTCGTCGCGGCGTCGGTGATCTGGAAGTTCATGTACGAGTACCGCCCCGACCAGCGCAACGTGAACCAGATCGGCCTGGTCAACCAGATCATCGTCGCGATGGGCGGCAAACCGGTCCAGCTGTGGATCGAAGCCCCGCTCAACACGTTCCTGCTGATCGTGATCCTGGTGTGGATCCAGGCCGGCTTCGCGATGACCGTGCTGTCGGCGGCCATCAAGGCGATCCCGGACGACATCATCGAGGCCGCCCGCCTCGACGGCGTCGGCCCGTGGGGGATGTTCCGCTTCGTCACGCTGCCGGCGATCCGCCCGGCCGTCGTGGTCGTGCTGACCACCATCGCCATCGGCACGCTGAAGGTCTTCGACATCGTCCAGACCATGACCGGCGGCCGGTTCGACACGAGCGTCATCGCCAACGAGTTCTACAGCCAGACCTTCCGCAGCGACAACCGTGGCTTCGGCGCGGCGCTCGCGGTGGTGCTGTTCATCCTGGTGATCCCGATCGTCGTCTACAACATCCGCCAGCTTCGCCGTTCGGAGGCGTGA
- a CDS encoding carbohydrate ABC transporter permease has protein sequence MTTAAPITTTPGAKAEGKKLSAAETAKRKLTSPWASLAAIVIAVLWTIPTFGLLVSSFRPEEQIKKTGWWTFFSDPQLTLDNYKAVFDSENGVNLADYFLNSIVITIPAVLIPLCLAALAAYAFAWMNFPGRNFLFIAIFALQIVPLQVTLLPLLQLFVKLEIDGTFWTLWLSHSTFALPLAIYLLHNFIKEVPASLIEAARIDGAGHVSIFFRVLLPLLTPALAAFGIFQFLWVWNDLLVALTFTGAPEISPMTVQLSNLSGTRGTAWYLLSAGAFVSIVVPVTVFLLLQRYFVRGLLAGSVKG, from the coding sequence ATGACCACCGCTGCACCCATCACCACCACGCCAGGGGCGAAGGCCGAGGGCAAGAAGCTGTCCGCCGCCGAGACAGCGAAGCGGAAACTCACCTCGCCGTGGGCGTCACTGGCCGCGATCGTCATCGCGGTGCTGTGGACGATCCCCACATTCGGTCTGCTGGTCTCCTCCTTCCGCCCGGAGGAGCAGATCAAGAAGACCGGCTGGTGGACGTTCTTCTCCGACCCGCAGTTGACGCTGGACAACTACAAGGCCGTCTTCGACTCGGAGAACGGCGTCAACCTGGCGGACTACTTCCTCAACTCGATCGTCATCACGATCCCCGCGGTGCTGATCCCGCTCTGCCTCGCGGCGCTCGCGGCGTACGCGTTCGCCTGGATGAACTTCCCGGGGCGCAACTTCCTCTTCATCGCGATCTTCGCGTTGCAGATCGTCCCGCTCCAGGTGACCCTGCTGCCGCTGCTCCAGCTCTTCGTCAAGCTCGAGATCGACGGCACGTTCTGGACGCTGTGGCTGTCGCACTCGACGTTCGCGCTGCCGCTGGCGATCTACCTGCTGCACAACTTCATCAAGGAGGTCCCGGCCAGCCTGATCGAGGCGGCCCGGATCGACGGCGCCGGGCACGTGTCGATCTTCTTCCGGGTGCTGCTGCCGCTGCTCACCCCGGCGCTGGCGGCGTTCGGCATCTTCCAGTTCCTCTGGGTCTGGAACGATCTGCTGGTCGCGCTGACCTTCACCGGCGCCCCGGAGATCTCCCCGATGACGGTGCAGTTGTCCAACCTCAGCGGCACCCGGGGCACCGCCTGGTACCTGTTGTCAGCCGGCGCCTTCGTCTCGATCGTCGTGCCGGTCACGGTGTTCCTGCTCCTCCAGCGTTACTTCGTCCGAGGTCTGCTCGCGGGCAGCGTCAAGGGCTGA